In the Zingiber officinale cultivar Zhangliang chromosome 5A, Zo_v1.1, whole genome shotgun sequence genome, GGCTAAACTTGCAAGGTTCCACATGCATGACTGggtcatcctcatcctcctcgcgATAGTAGATGGATGTCTAAATCTCATCGAACCTTTCCATCGGTTTGTGGCACAAGACATGATGACAGATTTTATGTACCCATTGAAGACATGAACACAGTGTCGTTTTGGGTTGTTCCTGTGCGACGCGTCTAGTTTCTTTCAACTGGTTAAAAGTGTCTGTCGGCTTTGTTCATTGCGTAAcactatcttcttcttcttcttcttcttcttcttcctggcaGATACTCGCAGTTCTATTACCTTTCTCAATTATGAAGCTGCACACCAAGGATCAGGCGAAGGAAGGCGAGAAGGAGTCTAAATCGCCGCCCGTCGCTAAGTGGGAACCGTCCATCGAGGGCTACCTCCGTTTTCTAGTCGACAGCAAGATCGTTTATGATACCCTCGAAACGATCATCCAGAAGGCCGCCTATCCCTGGTGTAAGTTTTGGTTTCCATCTTTGATGAAGTCCTTAGTTATCTCTACTTGTTAAGCTTTGGTACGTTTAATCGAGGACAGAAAGCACAAACTCTGATAAGCGATTTATTCAATTGGGAAATCAGACAAATTTAGCTTTTGAGATATAATAATTGAACATCATCAGCTAAAGTTTTCGTTGACCGTTCAAAGCTGTTATATTTACTGCTGCGTAGATTTTGCTTCAAGTATACAAGCCATCATTTTTATAAATCCTTTGGCTCAACAAGAAAGGTTCAGCTACACTTCTACATAGGATAAAGTTTGTATGTATCAgttgaattttcttttattaattcaGCCGTATGGACTGTCAAAAAAATCCATCCCAATCCAAACCAAATGAAGGCAGTGGGTGACCTCTTGTGGTTGCGTCGCCTGCAAattatattatgttaaaatttagtAGTTGATGGATGCTAAAGTAGTTGCAAAATAAGGATAGGAAATTGGAATAAAACAGGGCATTTGTTGCTTTCTAACTGATAGTTTGGTTTTGTTAGTTTCTATCAGTAACACGCTTGTGCTTGCATGGTAGCTGCTTTTTGGATCTAATGATGAAATAATAAGATAAACTACTATCTAtgatattttaaagaaaatttgattttatttataggAACAGGCAAATTGTGGCAATTTACTAGTATTATGTATTTGGAACATAGTTCAGTATATACATAACCATTGTATTGTAGATGCTGAGTTTAGGAGTACTAGCTTGGAAAGGTCTGAAAAATT is a window encoding:
- the LOC121979463 gene encoding heme oxygenase 1, chloroplastic-like, translated to MPDIQLGGQSLRSHGAKLARFHMHDWVILILLAIILAVLLPFSIMKLHTKDQAKEGEKESKSPPVAKWEPSIEGYLRFLVDSKIVYDTLETIIQKAAYPWYAEFRSTSLERSEKLAKDLKWFKDQGHTIPEPSSPGVSYSQYLEELSQKDPQAFICHFYNIYFAHSAGGRMIGKKVLNFSLNVIFQIVTS